A genomic region of Rhipicephalus sanguineus isolate Rsan-2018 chromosome 3, BIME_Rsan_1.4, whole genome shotgun sequence contains the following coding sequences:
- the LOC119386113 gene encoding uncharacterized protein LOC119386113, with the protein MRACGQNPTQAEIEEMIAKADTDGNGTISFPEFVAMMREPPTEETIRQAFMMIDKDGKGFITASDLRYVIMTDLGEQVTDEEIDEMLREADMDGDGQISYQEFVASARCVGGGGGAQGTAMKCSPPTHSPQGGEKATTATSTVPSASQTAAQSALKARVSVPDAGGVGDGGRTSSGPRNKSSKGYTTPGGGVGRAATGSGGSQISEEAIVELRELFALFDRDGDGEISTEDLAIMTRAFGQNATEVELKNMIAHVDTDGSGTVDFPEFVAKVRADTLTTLTEEETRKLFKLFDRDRNGFITADELRHFMAALGEQLTDEQVDEMIREADMDGDVQISYDEFSALVTSAQKSK; encoded by the exons ATGCGTGCCTGCGGCCAGAACCCGACGCAGGCCGAGATCGAGGAGATGATTGCCAAGGCGGACACCGATGGCAACGGCACCATCAGCTTCCCCGAGTTCGTCGCTATGATGAGGGAGCCGCCCACCGAAGAAACGATCCGTCAAGCGTTCATG ATGATTGACAAAGACGGGAAGGGCTTCATCACTGCCTCTGACCTGCGCTACGTGATAATGACCGACCTGGGCGAGCAAGTGACGGACGAAGAAATTGACGAAATGTTACGGGAAGCCGACATGGACGGAGACGGGCAAATTAGCTATCAAGAGTTCGTTGCA AGTGCCAGATGcgttggcggtggcggcggagcgCAAGGCACGGCAATGAAGTGCTCCCCACCAACGCACTCGCCTCAAGGAGGCGAAAAAGCGACCACGGCTACTTCGACAGTACCGTCGGCGTCGCAAACCGctgctcaaagtgcacttaaagCGCGCGTCAGCGTTCCGGATGCCGGCGGTGTCGGTGACGGCGGCCGCACGAGCAGTGGCCCCCGGAACAAGAGCAGCAAAGGATACACTACTCCAGGCGGCGGCGTTGGCCGAGCAGCCACTGGCTCGGGAGGGTCGCAGATCTCCGAGGAGGCGATCGTGGAGCTCCGCGAGCTTTTCGCGCTGTTCGACAGGGACGGCGATGGGGAGATCAGCACCGAGGATCTGGCCATCATGACGCGCGCCTTCGGCCAGAACGCGACCGAGGTCGAGCTCAAGAACATGATCGCCCATGTGGACACGGATGGCAGCGGCACCGTCGACTTCCCCGAGTTCGTCGCCAAGGTGAGAGCGGACACGCTCACTACGCTCACCGAAGAAGAGACCCGTAAACTGTTCAAG CTCTTCGACAGAGACAGAAACGGCTTCATCACTGCGGATGAGTTGCGCCACTTCATGGCCGCCTTGGGCGAGCAACTGACGgacgagcaagtcgacgaaatgataCGGGAAGCCGACATGGACGGAGACGTACAAATTAGCTACGACGAGTTTTCTGCGCTAGTAACGTCGGCGCAAAAATCGAAATGA